A region from the Alnus glutinosa chromosome 5, dhAlnGlut1.1, whole genome shotgun sequence genome encodes:
- the LOC133867643 gene encoding cationic amino acid transporter 1-like produces the protein MGEVNGGDEWIRRRGCSCTKGDFLPEESFRNWGNYGKALKETPMRLKNRVLTRSMDHTELVEVKARSQHEMKKTLNWWDLTWFGIGAVIGAGIFVLTGLEAREHAGPAVALSYVVSGMSALLSVFCYTEFAVEIPVAGGSFAYLRVELGDFMAFIAAGNILLEYVIVGAILARAWTSYFATLCNHQPNDFRIVVHSFSPDYRNLDPIAVVVIAAICVLVVLSTKGSSRFNYVASIIHVVVILFIIIAGLIKADTKNYTPFTPFGARGIFQASAVLFFAYVGFDAISTMAEETKNPARDIPIGLIGSMVITTLAYFLLAVTLCLMQSYKTINEDAPFSVAFEVVGWNWAKYVVAAGALKGMTTVLLVGAVGQARYLTHIARTHMLPPWLAHVNERTGTPVNATIVMLVATAVIGFFTSLSILSNLLSISTLFVFMLVAVALLVRRYYVSGVTTQTDRTKLVVFILLILGSSIATATYWATSDGWVGYVITVPIWLTATVGIWIFVPHARQPKLWGVPLVPWLPSLSIAINIFLLGSIDKASFARFGVWTLIILVYYFFIGLHASYDTAKGSSNGEERKNAEEGGVRGNIAFYGSF, from the exons ATGGGAGAAGTGAACGGCGGCGATGAATGGATTAGGAGGAGGGGGTGCTCGTGCACAAAGGGCGATTTTCTACCTGAGGAATCGTTTCGGAACTGGGGCAACTACGGGAAGGCGCTGAAGGAGACTCCGATGAGGCTGAAGAATCGGGTTCTGACGCGCTCCATGGACCACACCGAGCTCGTGGAGGTGAAGGCTCGAAGCCAGCACGAGATGAAGAAGACGCTCAACTGGTGGGACCTAACGTGGTTTGGCATCGGCGCGGTCATTGGCGCTGGCATCTTCGTCCTAACCGGCCTCGAGGCCAGAGAACACGCCGGCCCCGCAGTCGCCTTGTCCTACGTCGTCTCCGGCATGTCCGCTTTGCTCTCCGTCTTCTGCTACACCGAGTTCGCCGTGGAGATCCCCGTAGCCG GTGGATCATTTGCCTACCTAAGGGTAGAGCTCGGCGACTTCATGGCCTTCATTGCCGCCGGCAACATCCTACTTGAGTATGTTATCGTTGGAGCAATCCTTGCCCGTGCCTGGACATCCTACTTTGCCACACTCTGCAACCACCAACCAAACGATTTTCGCATTGTAGTCCACAGTTTCTCACCTGACTACAGAAATCTCGACCCCATAGCTGTCGTCGTCATCGCCGCAATTTGCGTCCTTGTAGTCCTGAGTACCAAGGGCTCTTCACGTTTCAATTATGTTGCCTCCATCATCCATGTTGTCGTCATTCTCTTTATCATCATCGCAGGCCTTATTAAAGCTGATACCAAGAATTACACCCCATTTACTCCTTTTGGAGCCCGTGGCATCTTTCAAGCGTCGGCAGTACTTTTCTTCGCTTATGTTGGATTTGATGCTATCTCAACCATGgctgaagaaacaaagaatcCTGCTCGAGACATCCCCATTGGTCTTATAGGCTCAATGGTGATTACTACATTGGCATATTTTTTACTAGCGGTGACACTATGCCTTATGCAATCATACAAAACCATCAACGAGGATGCTCCATTTTCG GTAGCATTTGAAGTTGTTGGTTGGAATTGGGCTAAGTATGTAGTTGCTGCCGGTGCGCTGAAGGGGATGACGACCGTATTGCTGGTGGGAGCTGTTGGTCAGGCTCGATATCTCACACATATTGCAAGAACCCACATGTTGCCGCCATGGCTCGCCCATGTGAATGAGAGAACTGGGACACCCGTCAATGCCACAATAGTCATGCTCGTCGCCACGGCGGTCATTGGCTTCTTCACAAGCCTTAGTATTCTCTCCAACCTACTCTCTATCTCCACGCTGTTTGTCTTCATGCTCGTCGCTGTTGCCCTTCTCGTCCGCCGGTACTATGTCAGCGGGGTGACAACACAAACTGACCGTACAAAACTCGTCGTGTTTATTCTGCTGATTCTTGGATCTTCCATTGCAACTGCTACTTATTGGGCCACCAGTGATGGGTGGGTCGGGTACGTAATAACCGTCCCAATTTGGCTGACTGCAACCGTGGGGATTTGGATTTTTGTTCCACATGCAAGACAGCCAAAACTTTGGGGGGTTCCATTGGTGCCATGGCTGCCATCGTTATCCATCGCCATcaacattttccttcttggGTCGATAGACAAAGCTTCTTTTGCAAGGTTCGGCGTGTGGACTCTGATAATCTTGGTTTACTATTTCTTCATTGGATTGCATGCATCCTATGACACAGCCAAGGGATCTAGCAATGGAGAGGAGAGGAAGAATGCTGAAGAGGGTGGAGTAAGGGGCAACATTGCGTTCTATGGGAGTTTCTAA